The Thiohalorhabdus sp. Cl-TMA genome includes the window CGGCCGGATAGGGCTGCAGGAGCTGACGGAGGGCCTCGGTTTCCTTCATGCCGGGGTCCAGCCATATATCCCAATCCTCCTGGCCCAGGATCACCGGCATGCGGTAATGGATGCGGCCCAGCAGCTCGTTGGGCGGTCCCACGATGATGGTATAGGTCTCCAGGGTGCGCCGCTCCCCGTCGAGCGTGCCTTCCCAACGCTCCCAGAGACCGGCGAAGCTCATGGGATTGCCGCTCCGGAAGCGAATCCAGTAGGGCTGCTTCGGCCCGGTTCCCTCGGTGTGCCATTCGTAGAAACCGTCGGCGGGGATCAGGCAGCGCCGGTACTTGAAGGCCGCCTTGAAGGAGGCCTTCTCGGCCACCGACTCCGCCCGGGCATTGATGAGGCTGTACTTGGAGCGGGTTTCCCGCGGGTCCTTGGCCCAGAAGGGGATCAGCCCCCACTCCAGG containing:
- a CDS encoding SOS response-associated peptidase, giving the protein MCGRYGLFTPEEDLAELFRARIRDTDWRPSYNLAPSQTGMVCREPEAGQRELSALEWGLIPFWAKDPRETRSKYSLINARAESVAEKASFKAAFKYRRCLIPADGFYEWHTEGTGPKQPYWIRFRSGNPMSFAGLWERWEGTLDGERRTLETYTIIVGPPNELLGRIHYRMPVILGQEDWDIWLDPGMKETEALRQLLQPYPADGMEAYPVSRRVNNPKNDQPELLEATEEG